From the Paenibacillus sp. MMS20-IR301 genome, the window ATGCGTATTATGTCCTATGTATAAATATCGGCGGAATGTCTCCTTAAAGTTACACTGTTCATCCTACAATATTTGAAGTAAAAGTCATCCGGCAGAAAAAAAGCACCTTCCCCAAACAGAGGTCAGTGCTTTCTCCTTCCAGGTGGTTATTTATCCCCAAAATTAACCTCAGGCGTGGTCAGCTTGTCGTAGAAGTCAACCGCCTTATCCTTATCAGCCGAAGAACGCAGCGCCATGGCCGAGCGCGGATGCTCATCAAGAGTTCCAGTAATCATGTAAGGGATGATATACCCCCACTCCTCCTTCTCACGCAATGGAATCATCAGGTTCTCCACGATATCCAGAACAGGGCGGAGTGTGTATTTGGTATTCTTCAAGTGGGTAACCAGCAGCTCCGTAGGGCAGTTGCCCGCCGCACGGCCCATGCCGTAGCAGGAGGCATCCAGCAGCTCCACACCTTTCTCGGCTGCAATCAGCGTATTGGAGAAGGCTAATTGCAGATTGTTGTGTGTATGTACACCCAGCCGCTTATTCGGCAGATGTGTTTTGAATTTTTCCACCAGATAATGAATGTCATTGTGGTCCAGGCTTCCGTAGGAATCTACAATGTACACTACATCAACGACGCTTTCGCGGATCTGATCAAATGCTTCAAGCAGTTCATTCTCCATTACGTTGGATAAGGCCATAATATTGATCGTAGTTTCATATCCTAGATCGTGGAACGTCTGAACCAGCTGGAGTGCCTTGTCCACGTCCTTGCTGTAGCAGGCCACGCGGATCAGATCAAGCATGCTCTCGCTGCGGGGCAGAATGTCATTCTCATCCACACGGCCGATATCGACCAGTGCGGACAGCTTTGTATGGCCTTTTTGCGGAATTACCTTGCGGAGGAAATCATCATTCAGGAAACGCCATGGTCCTGCACCTTCAGCCCCTTTTAACAGCTTAGGGGAGTTTTTATAGCCGATTTCCATATAATCAACACCGGCTTCATTCAGGCCGGCATATAATTTTTGAACAAATTCAATACTGAAATCCCAGTTGTTTACGAGTCCCCCATCGCGGATGGTGCAATCGACAATTTTACTCTGATTAGTCTTCACAATCTGTTCTCCCTTCAAATAACTCTTCATATTATAGCTTCATATTGAAAATGGACACAGTCTTACTATGCTTACATTATCGTTCAATCATACTTTAATGAAGAATATATTGTAAAGAAAATTTCAGTAATTTCCATATAGATTTCAAAGATCAATAACAATGATATTAATCACGGCATATTTTCGAACAAAATGCTACAGTACAAGAAATAATTGAGATTGATTATCAATCTCCTTCGGAGGGATATCAATGGCTTCAGCGTCCTGCTCCCTGCTGCGTTTAGAGCCTGGCTCAACCGGCTCCATTCATAAAATCGCAGGTATGAATCCCATATTACGCCGCCGTCTGGCCGATCTGGGAGTATCTGAAGGCGTCACAATCCGGTTGAAGGGCAAGGGGCCTTTACTGGGACCTATTACACTGGAGTGCAACGGCCAGCTGTTCGCCATCCGCCGCAAGGAAGCCTCTATGATTGAGGTGAAGGTTTGATGAGCTCCATTGCACTTGTAGGCAATCCTAATACCGGAAAAACCTCACTGTTCAACACACTGACTTCTTCGTATGAATATGTCGGGAACTGGGCCGGCGTAACTGTGGAAAAGAAGGTCGGCAGTCTGAAGAATGGAGCCGGCAAGCTTATTGACCTGCCCGGCATCTATTCGCTTCATCCGCTGTCCCGTGATGAAGGTGTAGCTGCCCAATATCTGATTGAAGAATCGCCTGAGGCTCTCATAAATATCGTAGATGCATCACAGCTTGAACGCAATCTGCTGCTTACGCTGCAATTACTGGAATACGGCAAGCCGACTGTACTCGGACTTAATATGATTGATGTTGCCAATGCGCGCGGAATTCAGGTTAACGCTGAAGAACTGCAGGCCCGCCTTGGCATTCCTGTGTTTCCGCTGATTGCCAGAACAGGCAAAGGCACAGGCCAGGTTCTCAGTGTCCTGGAGAA encodes:
- a CDS encoding aldolase catalytic domain-containing protein, yielding MKTNQSKIVDCTIRDGGLVNNWDFSIEFVQKLYAGLNEAGVDYMEIGYKNSPKLLKGAEGAGPWRFLNDDFLRKVIPQKGHTKLSALVDIGRVDENDILPRSESMLDLIRVACYSKDVDKALQLVQTFHDLGYETTINIMALSNVMENELLEAFDQIRESVVDVVYIVDSYGSLDHNDIHYLVEKFKTHLPNKRLGVHTHNNLQLAFSNTLIAAEKGVELLDASCYGMGRAAGNCPTELLVTHLKNTKYTLRPVLDIVENLMIPLREKEEWGYIIPYMITGTLDEHPRSAMALRSSADKDKAVDFYDKLTTPEVNFGDK
- a CDS encoding FeoA family protein, which encodes MASASCSLLRLEPGSTGSIHKIAGMNPILRRRLADLGVSEGVTIRLKGKGPLLGPITLECNGQLFAIRRKEASMIEVKV